One Faecalicatena sp. Marseille-Q4148 DNA window includes the following coding sequences:
- a CDS encoding Rrf2 family transcriptional regulator, giving the protein MKLSTKGRYGLRAMIDLAQYSEEEPVSISSIAARQEISERYLEQLMSLLRKAGLIKSIRGAGGGYVLNKAAADISVGDILRALEGSLEAVECGGLHPEVGCDTADRCVTKYVWQKINESITQTVNEIKLDQLVRESKELCSCCGQRIPAERIK; this is encoded by the coding sequence TTGAAACTATCTACAAAAGGACGATATGGATTAAGAGCGATGATCGATCTGGCTCAGTACAGTGAAGAAGAACCGGTATCTATCAGCAGTATTGCGGCAAGGCAGGAAATTTCAGAGCGTTATCTGGAACAGCTGATGTCGCTCCTTAGAAAAGCAGGTCTGATCAAAAGTATCCGTGGGGCCGGAGGCGGTTATGTTTTGAACAAAGCAGCGGCGGATATTTCTGTGGGGGATATTTTAAGAGCTCTGGAAGGAAGTCTTGAAGCGGTAGAATGCGGAGGACTGCATCCGGAAGTAGGATGTGATACAGCTGACCGCTGTGTGACAAAATATGTCTGGCAGAAAATTAATGAAAGTATTACTCAGACAGTAAATGAAATAAAGCTGGATCAGCTTGTACGAGAAAGCAAGGAACTGTGTTCCTGCTGTGGACAGCGAATACCGGCAGAAAGAATAAAATAA
- a CDS encoding polysaccharide biosynthesis protein: MSKTQSIIRGTLILTLAGILTRLIGFYYRIFLSHTFGEEAVGLYQLIFPVYALFFSLTCAGIQTAISRLTARYTAVGKSLQAVRCLMTGLIISCTLSILCMIFLQQTSPVIALHFLGDQRCAPLLYAMAYAFPFGAVHSSLCGYYLGQRRTNVPAFSQLLEQLARVSTVFLLCHFTLRQHFTPNIVFAVLGLTAGEMISSFYAVFYFLTEQRQQAELRPAVRGMFQPFKSLMQLAIPLSTSRILLNLLQSIEAVSIPHSLKVYGLTTAEALSVYGVLTGMALPCILFPSAVTNSMSSMLMPTVAELQASKNQTALHRLVSKVVFFCIFIGIICCTGFLLAGNVIGQVLFHSSLAGTFIVTLAWICPFLYLNTALLSILNGLGKTSSTLLINMVGLTVRIISVYLIIPFCGILGYLWGLLLSQILITLSSFFLLKRIS, from the coding sequence ATGTCCAAAACACAATCTATTATCAGAGGAACGCTTATCCTTACCCTTGCCGGAATTCTCACACGGCTCATTGGTTTTTATTACCGTATCTTTCTAAGTCATACCTTCGGCGAAGAAGCTGTCGGACTTTATCAGCTCATCTTCCCCGTGTATGCTCTTTTCTTTTCTCTTACCTGTGCCGGTATCCAAACTGCCATTTCTCGTCTTACAGCGCGCTATACAGCTGTCGGAAAGTCTCTTCAGGCAGTTCGCTGTCTTATGACCGGTCTTATTATCTCGTGCACACTTTCTATCCTGTGCATGATTTTTCTGCAACAAACTTCCCCGGTAATCGCCCTGCATTTTCTCGGTGATCAGCGCTGCGCTCCTCTTTTATACGCAATGGCATATGCTTTTCCTTTTGGAGCTGTTCACAGCAGCCTCTGTGGATATTATCTCGGACAACGCCGGACAAACGTACCTGCTTTTTCTCAACTTCTTGAACAACTCGCCCGCGTCAGCACCGTTTTTCTCCTGTGCCATTTTACCCTTAGACAGCATTTCACTCCAAACATTGTATTTGCAGTTCTTGGTCTTACCGCAGGAGAAATGATTTCTTCCTTTTATGCCGTCTTTTATTTTCTTACCGAACAGCGTCAACAGGCAGAACTGCGCCCTGCAGTCCGCGGAATGTTTCAGCCCTTTAAAAGCCTTATGCAGCTTGCCATACCACTGAGCACAAGCCGCATCTTATTAAATCTTTTACAAAGCATCGAAGCCGTCTCTATTCCGCACAGTCTAAAGGTATATGGATTAACCACTGCCGAAGCACTCTCTGTCTATGGCGTTCTAACCGGTATGGCACTCCCATGTATTCTTTTCCCTTCAGCTGTAACTAATTCCATGTCTTCTATGTTGATGCCAACTGTAGCTGAGTTACAGGCTTCTAAGAACCAAACAGCTCTGCATAGACTTGTTTCTAAAGTAGTCTTCTTCTGTATCTTTATCGGAATCATATGCTGTACCGGTTTCCTTCTTGCAGGAAATGTGATCGGGCAAGTCCTATTCCACAGCTCTCTTGCAGGAACTTTCATCGTAACGCTTGCCTGGATCTGCCCATTTCTTTACTTAAACACTGCTCTTTTGAGTATTTTAAACGGATTGGGAAAAACATCATCCACACTGCTCATCAACATGGTCGGACTCACTGTCAGAATCATCAGCGTCTATCTGATTATTCCCTTTTGCGGCATCCTGGGATATTTATGGGGATTGCTTTTAAGCCAAATACTTATTACCCTTTCTTCTTTTTTTCTTTTAAAACGGATATCGTAA
- a CDS encoding stage II sporulation protein M: protein MKIRKSKKQLLLYYMAGFFVGILYANIVGGNTPDSSGIFQEYFLRQYMQTEINVKEYFFYLLQLRLFPLSLLAIAGCSRFKSSAAAVFLLWTGFSGGIVAVAAVLNLGMKGMLICIAGMFPHMIAYGFGYAILLWYLYGYPQIRWNIWKSTTVGGIFLIGIFMEAYVNPDIMKLFIRLLG from the coding sequence ATGAAGATACGAAAGTCAAAGAAGCAGCTTTTGCTCTATTATATGGCGGGGTTTTTTGTCGGAATTCTATATGCCAATATTGTCGGAGGAAACACCCCGGATTCTTCCGGAATTTTTCAGGAATATTTTCTTAGACAGTATATGCAGACAGAAATTAATGTGAAGGAATATTTCTTTTATCTTTTACAGCTCCGTCTCTTTCCACTGTCGTTGCTGGCAATAGCAGGATGCAGCAGATTCAAAAGCAGTGCTGCTGCGGTTTTTCTGCTCTGGACAGGCTTTAGCGGAGGGATTGTGGCGGTGGCGGCAGTTTTGAATCTTGGGATGAAAGGAATGCTTATCTGCATAGCTGGAATGTTTCCGCATATGATTGCTTATGGATTTGGATACGCCATATTACTTTGGTATTTGTATGGCTATCCGCAGATCCGGTGGAATATATGGAAGAGTACGACGGTGGGAGGGATATTTCTGATAGGGATTTTTATGGAAGCTTATGTAAATCCAGATATCATGAAGTTATTTATTCGACTTCTTGGTTAA
- a CDS encoding NUDIX hydrolase, with product MDSVKRIKRDLAYRGAVLDVYDDTMLTPDGKTVHYDFIHHNGAAAVVPVREDGKILMVRQFRNAIDRETIEIPAGKLDSIDEPGIVCASRELEEETGYRSENLEKLITIRTTVALCNEKIEIFTARNLIPSKQHLDADEYIDVEAYTIEELKEKILNQEIEDSKTIAAILAYDAKYHAE from the coding sequence ATGGATTCTGTGAAACGAATTAAAAGAGATTTAGCGTATCGAGGAGCTGTGCTGGATGTTTACGATGATACGATGCTGACACCGGACGGCAAAACAGTTCACTATGATTTTATCCATCACAATGGTGCTGCCGCGGTGGTGCCGGTAAGAGAGGATGGGAAGATTTTGATGGTACGTCAATTTCGAAATGCGATCGATCGGGAGACAATTGAGATTCCGGCGGGGAAACTTGATAGCATTGACGAGCCGGGAATTGTCTGTGCGAGCCGTGAGCTGGAAGAGGAGACAGGGTATCGCTCGGAAAATCTGGAAAAACTGATTACCATTCGTACGACAGTGGCGCTTTGTAATGAAAAAATTGAGATTTTTACAGCGAGAAATCTGATTCCATCAAAACAACATCTGGATGCGGATGAGTACATTGATGTGGAAGCCTATACGATAGAAGAACTGAAAGAAAAGATTTTGAATCAGGAAATTGAAGACAGTAAAACGATTGCGGCTATTCTTGCATACGATGCAAAATATCATGCAGAATAA